A single Candidatus Cloacimonadota bacterium DNA region contains:
- a CDS encoding permease has translation MKNLKANWKELKILGIMLAIFLGAYFIPFKSARFERGLLEAFFLLQDYARLHVLLCLIPALFIAGGVSVFISSESVMKYLGPAAKKVMAYAVASVSGAILAVCSCTILPLFSGIYKRGAGLGPAVAFLYSGPAINILAIVMTARILGLQIGIARGLGAVVFSVIIGLIMHLLFRKEEQARQDSMNFGEPGKGRPLWHTLVHFGLMIMILIVLNWAKPNPNSSSPFMDWMYAYRWMVSGVLALLFGISLSVFYGFKMWKVLVTAIVVSAMGLLFPSQPLIAFVALVAMLSLWLVFEKGELKDWMDSTWDFAKLIIPLLFMGVMIAGALLGRPGQDAWVPSHWIESAVGGNSIFANFFAAISGAFMYFATLTEVPILQGLLGSGMGKGPALALLLSGPALSLPSMLVINTVLGFKKTAVFIFLVVIMSTLTGYLFGVIFA, from the coding sequence ATGAAAAACTTGAAAGCTAATTGGAAGGAACTGAAGATATTGGGTATTATGTTGGCGATTTTCCTGGGCGCATACTTCATTCCTTTTAAGTCTGCCCGCTTCGAGAGAGGATTGCTGGAAGCCTTCTTCTTGTTGCAGGATTACGCGCGCCTGCACGTACTGCTTTGTCTGATTCCCGCTCTATTCATTGCTGGTGGAGTAAGTGTGTTCATCAGCAGCGAAAGCGTGATGAAGTATTTGGGTCCCGCAGCCAAGAAAGTTATGGCATACGCTGTGGCTTCGGTATCAGGGGCAATTTTAGCCGTTTGTTCGTGTACCATCTTACCGCTCTTTAGCGGAATCTACAAACGCGGTGCAGGCTTGGGTCCGGCTGTTGCTTTTTTGTATTCTGGACCTGCCATCAATATTCTTGCCATAGTGATGACTGCCCGCATTTTGGGGCTTCAGATCGGCATTGCCAGAGGATTGGGGGCAGTGGTTTTCAGTGTAATTATCGGTCTCATCATGCATCTGCTGTTCCGAAAAGAAGAACAGGCCAGGCAGGATAGCATGAACTTCGGTGAGCCGGGAAAGGGACGTCCACTTTGGCACACTTTAGTCCATTTTGGTCTGATGATCATGATTCTTATCGTGCTGAATTGGGCAAAGCCCAATCCCAATTCTAGCTCACCTTTTATGGACTGGATGTATGCCTATAGATGGATGGTAAGCGGAGTGCTGGCCTTGCTATTTGGCATTTCTCTGTCGGTATTTTATGGCTTCAAGATGTGGAAAGTGCTGGTAACCGCAATAGTAGTCTCCGCTATGGGTCTCTTATTCCCATCTCAACCTCTGATCGCTTTCGTGGCGTTAGTCGCGATGCTAAGTCTTTGGCTAGTCTTTGAAAAAGGTGAGCTGAAGGATTGGATGGATTCCACTTGGGATTTTGCCAAACTGATCATTCCCCTACTCTTTATGGGTGTAATGATCGCTGGAGCCTTGCTTGGCCGCCCCGGACAAGATGCCTGGGTGCCTTCGCACTGGATAGAGAGCGCGGTTGGAGGCAATTCCATCTTTGCTAATTTCTTTGCCGCCATCTCCGGAGCTTTTATGTATTTCGCCACACTCACAGAGGTACCGATCCTACAAGGCCTTTTGGGAAGCGGTATGGGCAAGGGTCCCGCTTTAGCACTTCTGCTTTCTGGACCTGCACTGTCTTTGCCCAGCATGTTAGTAATCAACACAGTATTGGGTTTCAAAAAGACTGCTGTCTTCATCTTTTTAGTTGTGATTATGTCCACTCTTACCGGGTACCTCTTCGGAGTGATTTTCGCT
- a CDS encoding metalloregulator ArsR/SmtB family transcription factor → MSNSERYVYMASVMKALAHPTRLFIVDELEKAPRNVSELTEMVGIDISTISRHLGILKQAGIIGATKRNNQMIYRLLYPCVLDMFSCIKKLKGQAQ, encoded by the coding sequence ATGTCTAACAGCGAAAGATACGTATATATGGCATCTGTGATGAAAGCCCTGGCTCATCCCACGCGGCTTTTTATCGTAGATGAGTTGGAAAAAGCGCCTCGCAATGTGAGTGAACTTACCGAAATGGTCGGTATTGATATATCTACCATATCCCGCCATTTGGGCATCCTCAAACAAGCGGGTATCATCGGGGCAACCAAGAGAAACAATCAAATGATCTATCGCCTGTTGTATCCATGTGTCTTGGATATGTTTAGCTGCATAAAAAAATTAAAGGGGCAGGCTCAATGA